Part of the Oerskovia paurometabola genome is shown below.
CGTGCGGCACGTGATCGGGCTGGTGGACCCGCAGGGCGTCCAGCACACGTCCTTCGGGGTGCCCACCGCCGAGGAGCGCCGGCACGACTTCCTGTGGCGCATCCGGCGCGCGCTGCCGGACCCCGGCTACCTCGGCGTCTTCGACCGCTCGCACTACGAGGACGTGCTCGTGGCCCGCGTCGACGACCTCGTACCGCCCGAGGTCTGGGAGGCACGCTACGACCAGATCAACGCGTTCGAGGCCGACCTCGTCGAGTCCGGCACGACGATCGTGAAGGTCGCGCTGTTCGTGTCCCTCGACGAGCAGAAGGCTCGTCTGCGCGAACGGCTCGAGCGCCCCGAGAAGCACTGGAAGTACAACCCGGGGGACATCGACGCGCGGCTTAAGTGGCCCGCGTACCAGGAGGCCTACCAGGCAGCGATCGAGCGCACGAACACCGAGGTCGCCCCCTGGTACGTCGTCCCCGCGGACGCCAAGTGGTTCGCGCGGGTCGCGGTCTCCGAGCTCGTGCTCGACTCCCTGCGCCGCCTCGACCTGGGATGGCCGCCCGCCGACTTCGACGTCGCGACCGAGCTCAGGCGGTTGGAGTCCGCGTGAGCGCGCGGCCGTCCTCGGCGAGCGAGCCCAGGCGGGACAGCGCCCGGAAGTACTTCTTGCGGTAGCCCCCGCGCAGCATCTCCTCGGTGAACAGCGAGGAGACCGCGGCACGGTTCGTCCCGGCCTCAGCTCCAAGAGCGCCGTCGGCCCCGACCGCGTCGTCCGCGAGCAGCACCGGGACGTCCCGGTCGTACAGGCGGTCGACCAGGACGACGAGCCGCAGCGCGGCCGACTGCTCCGTGACGGGGTGCACGCCCGTGAGCGCGACGAGCGTGACGTCGTCGAGCATCGCGCCGTACCTGCTCGGGTGGACCCCGCGCAGGTGGTCGAGGACCTCGTCGAGAGAGTCGAGCGTCGCGCCCGGGTGCGACGCCGCGACGCGCGCCACGAGGTGCGCGGGCAGCGGCTGCGTCTCGGTCACGACCGCGCGGTGGCGGTAGTCCTCGCCGTCGACGCGCATGACCTCGAAGCGCGCGGCCATGGCCTGGATCTCGCGCAGGAAGTCCTCGGCCGCGAAGCGCCCCTCGCCGAGCGACCCGGGCAGCGTGTTGGACGTCGCGGCGAGCGCGACGCCTCGGTCCGCGAGCTCGCGGAGCAGGCGCGACATGAGGACGGTGTCGCCCGGGTCGTCGAGCTCGAACTCGTCGATGCAGACCAGGCGCTTGGTCGCCAGCGCGTCGACCGTGGCCTGGAACCCGAGAGCGCCCACGAGGTTCGTGTACTCGACGAACGTCCCGTAGGCCGCGTCGGGGCCCACCGCGTGCGCCAGGGAGGTCAGCAGGTGCGTCTTGCCGACGCCGAACCCGCCGTCCATGTAGATCGCGGGGGCCGCCTTGCGCTTGGCGAACAGGCCGCGGCGCACCTTGCCCGAGGCGTTCGGCGCGAGCTGGGCGCCGACCTCCTCGAGGCGCGCGACCGTCGTGGCCTGGCTCGGGTAGGCGGGGTTCGCCCGGTACGTCGAGAAGCGGGCGCCCGAGAAGTGGCGCGGCGGCACGAGGTCCGCGAGCAGGCGCGTGGGCGGCACGACGGGCCGGATGTCGGCCAGGGCCCGCACGCGCGGCGGGGTCGACGGGTCGGACGGGTTCCCGGCGAGATCGGGAGGCGCAGCAGTCACGAGGATCCAGCCTACGCGCACTAGCCTGGCGGGATGAGTGCTGTGTCGGACGTCACCACGCCCCCTCCGCCGCCACCCGCGAGCACGGGCCCGCGCGCGCCGTCCCTGCCCGCCCTGGACGTCCTGCTCGGCCCGGCGGGCTCGGGCCACCTCGCGGGGACGCGGCTGGAGCCTGCGCCCGACGAGGAGGCGCTGGCCGCGTTCTACGCGGCACCCCCCGGGCCGCACGTGCGCGCGAACATGGTCGCGAGCGTCGACGGCGGGGCCTGGGGGCCCGACCACCGCTCGGGCACCATCAACGACGCGGCAGACTGGCGCGTCTTCCGCGTGCTGCGGGCCCTGGCGGACGTCGTGCTCGTCGGGGCGGGCACGGCCCGCGCCGAGGGCTACACCGCGCTCGACGTGCCGCGCGGCCTCGAGCACCTGCGGGCGGGCCGGGGGCCGCTCGAGCTCGCCGTCGTCACGCGCAGCGGGCACCTGCCCCCCTCGCTCTCCGGGGGCGACCGGCCGCCGCTGGTGATCACGGGCGAGCACGGGGCGAGCGTCGCGGGGGCGAGCGTGCCGGCGGACCGGATCCTCGTCGTCGGGCCCGACGACGGCGCTCCCCCGGGTGCGCCGCGCACCCCGCGGGACCTCCCCTCGCCCACTCCCGGACCCGACCTGCGTGCCGGGCTCGCCGCCCTGGCTGCGCGAGGCCTCGACAAGGTGCTGTGCGAGGGCGGACCTCACCTGCTCGCCGACCTCCTGGCCCGCGACCTGCTCGACGAGCTGTGCGTCACGACGACCCCCGTGCTCGTGGGGCCCGGGCCCGGGCGCATCGTCGGCGGGCTCCCGCCGGTGCCCGCCGGAACCCGCACCCAGCGCGAGACGGGGACCCCCGACGGCCCCACCGCGAGCGCCCCGCTCGTGCACCCGCGCCTGGCCCACCTGCTCCACGCCGACGGCACGCTGGTCGCCCGGTGGGCGCTGCGGTGACGACAATCGCTAGTCTGGTCCCGTGACCGACACCATCCTCGTCCTGACCGAAGACACCCTCGCCGCCGTGGACGTGGAGCACATCCTGTCCCTCCACCCCGACGAGACCCTCGCCTACCGGGTCCTCGTGCCCGCCGACACCGAGCGCAACGTCGTCTCCGCGATCATCGACCACCTCAGCGTGGGAGAGCTCAAGGAGGCCTGGGACGAGGTGCTCGGCAAGGAGCCCTCGCGCGCCCAGGCCAGCGCCACCGCCCAGGAGCGGCTCGACGCGAGCGTCGCCGAGCTGCGCGCCGCGGGCCGTGAGGCCGACGGCGCCGTGACCGAGGACGACCCCCTGCCCGCGCTGCGCGCCGCCGTCGCCGCGGGCGACGTCCGCGAGATCGCGATCGTCACCTACCCGCACGCGATCGAGGACACGTTCCACCAGGACTGGGCCTCGCGGGCCCGCGAGGAGCTGCACGTACCCGTGCTGCACCTGTACTCGGGCACGAGCGAGCTGGGCTGACGCCACCGCGGCACCACCGCGCGAGCGCCGCGCGACCTGCGTCGGGCTCCTCCCCGGAGCACGCGGCGCGTGCGGCACGTACGACGAGGGCCGTCACCACCTGGTGGTGACGGCCCTCGTGCCGTTCCCGCGTCCGATCGTGGACGGCGCGGCGCGCGGTCGTGTCCTGTCGGACCTCTCAGCGCCTCCCGCCCCTCGGCGCGGTGACCTCAGTACCCCGTGGTGGTCGGCTCGGGGTAGTGCTTCTTGTACTTGCGGTAGAAGTTCTGGGTCATCGCCTCGACGACCAGTCGCCTCTTGATGCCCCCGTCCCGCGCGTACTTGAGGGGGTTGACGGCGTCGCCCCGGTCCTTGACGGCCTGCAGACGCCGGCGGAGGGCGGGGTCCAGGATGTACTTGAGCAGGAGCCTGAACGGGACGACCGAGTACAGGACCTCCTTGGTGGCCCGCACCGGCTCGATCGAGTTCCCCAGGACCCGGTCCTCGACCAGGACCCGCGCGACGTTCGCCCCGGCCGCGGTCACGTAGTAGTTGTTGCGGCCGATGCGCGGGTTCATCTCGAAGTACACGTGCTGCCCCGTGCGGGGGTCCAGCTTGTAGTCGAAGTTCGCGAACCCCGTGTACCCGACGCTGTCGAGGAACCGGCTCGCGGCCTCCATGGCGTCCTCGTAGGGCTCGGTGAGGATCGCCGCGGGGATGCCCAGCGTGCCGGGCGTGTGCTCCTCGAGCAGGACGCGCCCGGTCGCGAGGAGCGTGATCGCACCGTGGGAGTCACGGTAGGCGGTCAGCGAACGCATCTGGGTCTCGTCGCCGGGGATGAACTCCTGGACGAGGAACGTCCCGGCATACCCGGCCGTCACGAGGTGTCCGAGCAGCTCGTCGAGCTCGGCCCGCGAGTCCACGTGGTGGATCTTGCGCTTGCCCGGGAACGACACGTAGTGGTAGTCCGCGCTCGAGGAGGGCTTGGCCACCACGGGGAACGCCAGGTCGACGGGCAGCGACGGGATCGCCGCGAGCCCACCGTCCGCGACGAGCTTGGGCACGGAGACCGCGACCGTCCGCGGCGTCGGGATGCCCAGGCGGTCGCAGACCTCCGCGAAGCCCTCCTTGCTCGAGACCTGCTCGAGCACGTCGAGCGTGCAGTAGGACATGACGTACTTGTCCTCG
Proteins encoded:
- a CDS encoding carboxylate--amine ligase, translating into MTGTALPDLLPVGVGGDIGVYAMVRAFHEQYGTDAVVISSVATRAMADSSFVTNVVTPGIDDPEVLVAALERVAAQHPGKTLVLLTNADWFVRSLVENRARLEDKYVMSYCTLDVLEQVSSKEGFAEVCDRLGIPTPRTVAVSVPKLVADGGLAAIPSLPVDLAFPVVAKPSSSADYHYVSFPGKRKIHHVDSRAELDELLGHLVTAGYAGTFLVQEFIPGDETQMRSLTAYRDSHGAITLLATGRVLLEEHTPGTLGIPAAILTEPYEDAMEAASRFLDSVGYTGFANFDYKLDPRTGQHVYFEMNPRIGRNNYYVTAAGANVARVLVEDRVLGNSIEPVRATKEVLYSVVPFRLLLKYILDPALRRRLQAVKDRGDAVNPLKYARDGGIKRRLVVEAMTQNFYRKYKKHYPEPTTTGY
- the zapE gene encoding cell division protein ZapE, coding for MTAAPPDLAGNPSDPSTPPRVRALADIRPVVPPTRLLADLVPPRHFSGARFSTYRANPAYPSQATTVARLEEVGAQLAPNASGKVRRGLFAKRKAAPAIYMDGGFGVGKTHLLTSLAHAVGPDAAYGTFVEYTNLVGALGFQATVDALATKRLVCIDEFELDDPGDTVLMSRLLRELADRGVALAATSNTLPGSLGEGRFAAEDFLREIQAMAARFEVMRVDGEDYRHRAVVTETQPLPAHLVARVAASHPGATLDSLDEVLDHLRGVHPSRYGAMLDDVTLVALTGVHPVTEQSAALRLVVLVDRLYDRDVPVLLADDAVGADGALGAEAGTNRAAVSSLFTEEMLRGGYRKKYFRALSRLGSLAEDGRALTRTPTA
- a CDS encoding polyphosphate kinase 2 family protein; its protein translation is MGKHSSDPAAPPHPSGAVLDPASRRARGRAGARRSLDWEVPPVEALRAPRGLDLATFDRAATPGWSQGRKDAERLLDAHADELSELQERLFAEGRSGGNRSVLLVLQGMDTAGKGGIVRHVIGLVDPQGVQHTSFGVPTAEERRHDFLWRIRRALPDPGYLGVFDRSHYEDVLVARVDDLVPPEVWEARYDQINAFEADLVESGTTIVKVALFVSLDEQKARLRERLERPEKHWKYNPGDIDARLKWPAYQEAYQAAIERTNTEVAPWYVVPADAKWFARVAVSELVLDSLRRLDLGWPPADFDVATELRRLESA
- a CDS encoding dihydrofolate reductase family protein, with the protein product MSAVSDVTTPPPPPPASTGPRAPSLPALDVLLGPAGSGHLAGTRLEPAPDEEALAAFYAAPPGPHVRANMVASVDGGAWGPDHRSGTINDAADWRVFRVLRALADVVLVGAGTARAEGYTALDVPRGLEHLRAGRGPLELAVVTRSGHLPPSLSGGDRPPLVITGEHGASVAGASVPADRILVVGPDDGAPPGAPRTPRDLPSPTPGPDLRAGLAALAARGLDKVLCEGGPHLLADLLARDLLDELCVTTTPVLVGPGPGRIVGGLPPVPAGTRTQRETGTPDGPTASAPLVHPRLAHLLHADGTLVARWALR